One window of the Synergistaceae bacterium genome contains the following:
- a CDS encoding exopolysaccharide biosynthesis protein, with protein MDDNVQYVALSEDFRRLLDTMRQGETVLFGELVAAVADRGFGILLVLFSLPSALPFPAPGLSTPFGVVLFILSVQLLMGRERPWIPRWASEKEMKRSTAERMISGAVAFFSFVERFFRPRLLFLSGKGAGVLCSVLLLLMSGLMILPIPLTNTLPAMVIFCTGVALTERDGLALVAALCFGVAATAIYALAVWVIVRFGAQGLAEAKEIILGWFF; from the coding sequence ATGGATGACAATGTCCAATATGTTGCGCTTTCGGAGGACTTCAGGCGTCTTCTGGACACGATGAGACAGGGCGAGACAGTCCTTTTCGGAGAGCTTGTCGCGGCCGTGGCCGACCGAGGATTCGGCATACTGCTGGTGTTGTTCTCCCTGCCGAGCGCCCTTCCATTTCCGGCGCCGGGGCTAAGCACTCCCTTCGGCGTGGTGCTGTTCATCCTTTCGGTCCAGCTCCTGATGGGCAGGGAGAGGCCATGGATTCCGCGATGGGCCTCCGAGAAGGAGATGAAGAGGTCCACCGCAGAGAGGATGATCTCAGGCGCAGTCGCATTCTTCTCCTTCGTGGAGCGTTTTTTCCGCCCGCGACTGCTCTTCCTCTCGGGGAAGGGCGCAGGTGTGCTCTGTTCGGTGCTTCTGCTGCTGATGAGCGGGTTGATGATACTGCCGATTCCTTTGACCAATACGCTGCCGGCCATGGTGATTTTCTGCACCGGCGTGGCGCTCACCGAGAGGGACGGACTCGCCCTCGTCGCCGCCCTTTGCTTCGGCGTGGCCGCCACTGCCATCTACGCCCTGGCCGTATGGGTCATCGTCAGATTCGGAGCTCAGGGTCTTGCGGAGGCGAAGGAGATCATCCTCGGCTGGTTTTTCTGA
- a CDS encoding bacteriocin family protein codes for MDMLRRSTSLITGEAWEELDEQARKVLTANLSARKFVDVDGPRGWTYSAHPTGRIDIDRCCPSKTVQYGVNRVLPLVESRAVFELDIWELDNISRGAKDPELAPLDLAAREIALFEEKAVYSGLAAAGIEGLSSARGSTSPLESEDPRGIVKAISEAVFILKEKAVEGPYAFVASPALWRIVYGGVPGYPTSKHVTNLVDQVILSTQDDSYVVSTRGGDLELVLGQDFSLGFEERNGDKVRLFLAESFTFRVISPEAVVQIV; via the coding sequence ATGGACATGCTCAGAAGAAGTACGTCTCTCATCACCGGAGAAGCGTGGGAGGAGCTTGATGAACAGGCTAGGAAGGTTCTGACGGCTAACCTCTCCGCGAGGAAATTCGTCGACGTGGACGGCCCCAGGGGATGGACTTACAGCGCTCACCCCACCGGAAGGATCGACATTGACAGGTGCTGCCCGTCCAAGACCGTTCAGTACGGCGTGAACAGGGTTTTGCCGCTCGTGGAGAGCAGGGCGGTCTTCGAGCTTGACATCTGGGAGCTAGACAACATAAGCAGAGGGGCCAAGGATCCCGAACTCGCCCCGCTCGACCTGGCCGCCAGGGAGATAGCCCTGTTCGAGGAGAAGGCCGTCTACAGCGGACTGGCCGCGGCAGGCATCGAGGGGCTCTCCTCCGCCCGAGGGAGCACTTCTCCGCTTGAAAGCGAGGACCCCCGCGGCATCGTCAAAGCTATCTCGGAGGCGGTGTTCATCCTCAAAGAGAAGGCCGTGGAGGGCCCATACGCCTTCGTCGCCTCCCCCGCCCTGTGGAGGATAGTCTACGGGGGGGTTCCCGGCTACCCCACGTCAAAGCACGTGACCAACCTGGTGGACCAGGTGATACTCTCCACGCAAGACGACTCGTACGTCGTCTCGACTAGAGGCGGAGACCTAGAGCTCGTCCTGGGGCAGGACTTCTCGCTCGGCTTCGAGGAGAGAAACGGCGATAAGGTCCGCCTCTTCCTCGCGGAGTCCTTCACCTTCAGGGTGATATCCCCGGAGGCAGTGGTCCAGATCGTATAA
- a CDS encoding PH domain-containing protein has translation MEGFLMTQQETVDKGSAEQKAFEKRMRPAWRGFLVWWLVAAVLAALAIYAISSHNAPWWTIGVALIPVLYIALQRCSVEFIIKNDEVTFEKGIVSKQSVEIGMQQIRSIEVRQTVFQRMMGVGDLLVASSGTSAYEIIVPSIEEPKENRDLIQGFQRGTINSETAS, from the coding sequence ATGGAGGGGTTTTTAATGACTCAGCAGGAGACTGTCGACAAGGGGAGTGCAGAGCAGAAGGCTTTTGAGAAGAGAATGCGTCCGGCATGGAGGGGATTCTTGGTTTGGTGGCTCGTGGCGGCGGTCCTGGCCGCGCTGGCGATATATGCGATCTCCAGCCATAACGCCCCCTGGTGGACGATAGGCGTCGCCCTGATACCGGTATTGTACATAGCGCTGCAGCGCTGTTCCGTGGAGTTCATAATCAAGAACGACGAGGTCACCTTTGAGAAGGGAATTGTGTCGAAGCAATCGGTCGAGATCGGAATGCAACAGATCCGCTCGATCGAGGTGCGCCAGACAGTCTTTCAGAGGATGATGGGTGTGGGCGATCTGCTGGTGGCTTCGTCGGGGACGAGCGCTTACGAAATCATAGTCCCCAGCATCGAGGAACCGAAGGAGAACCGCGACCTTATCCAAGGATTCCAGAGAGGGACGATAAACAGCGAGACAGCATCATAG
- a CDS encoding MFS transporter has protein sequence MSTKASSLLRPEGSKFKLSLLSAGHFMNDLYASFLPTFIPTLIKNLGITMTQAGFFSTFLGIIHVIVQPVIGYLSDRSSNPWLIIWGPVMTCLGASMIPLSPSYGMALFFVGVWALGSAMFHPQGHGGVGHVVPREKLTVSLALFAVAGTAGSTVSPLFAVFLANTVGYRLMPVAALVPVIVLGLFIWRTMPAISDESGDSFSPQRGLLETMKSVFAVIYPVFAISTVRDTTSQGVRMFLPIRIAAEGGDIGLVGLVLFLIMLSNTIAMVIIGRVADKWEKRRVLLWAILITPVFLLGGLFTKGWVGITFFLCGTVAVNSTMPITAAIGQEMTPNSRGMASSIVMGLSWGFGNMMMAPLGKIGDLFGIQAIFGVVALMPLLALPFFFTGRFRESA, from the coding sequence ATGTCGACAAAAGCTTCAAGCCTGTTGCGCCCCGAGGGCTCGAAATTCAAGCTCTCGCTTCTTTCCGCCGGACACTTTATGAACGACCTCTACGCCTCATTCCTGCCGACCTTCATACCCACGCTGATCAAGAACCTCGGCATAACGATGACCCAGGCGGGGTTCTTCAGCACTTTTCTCGGCATAATACACGTCATAGTACAGCCGGTGATAGGCTACCTGTCCGACAGGTCGTCCAACCCGTGGCTTATAATCTGGGGTCCGGTGATGACCTGCCTTGGTGCGTCGATGATCCCTCTGTCGCCATCGTACGGCATGGCCCTCTTCTTCGTCGGGGTGTGGGCGCTGGGCAGCGCGATGTTCCACCCGCAGGGGCACGGAGGAGTGGGGCACGTAGTGCCTAGGGAAAAGCTCACCGTCTCCCTGGCGCTCTTCGCGGTCGCCGGAACTGCCGGAAGCACTGTCAGCCCCCTGTTCGCCGTGTTCCTGGCGAACACAGTCGGATACCGGCTCATGCCGGTCGCGGCGCTCGTCCCGGTGATCGTCCTCGGACTCTTTATATGGAGGACCATGCCCGCCATCTCGGACGAGAGCGGAGATTCCTTCTCTCCGCAGAGAGGACTCCTGGAGACCATGAAGTCCGTCTTCGCGGTGATCTATCCTGTCTTTGCCATCTCGACCGTGCGCGACACCACGAGCCAGGGGGTCCGCATGTTCCTGCCCATCCGCATCGCTGCGGAGGGAGGGGACATAGGGCTTGTCGGCCTGGTGCTCTTCCTGATAATGCTGTCGAATACGATAGCGATGGTGATAATCGGCAGGGTGGCCGACAAATGGGAGAAGAGGCGAGTCTTGCTGTGGGCGATACTGATCACCCCGGTTTTCCTCCTCGGAGGGCTCTTCACCAAGGGGTGGGTCGGCATAACCTTCTTCCTTTGCGGCACTGTCGCCGTCAACTCCACTATGCCGATCACCGCGGCAATAGGTCAGGAGATGACGCCGAACTCGCGTGGAATGGCAAGCTCGATCGTGATGGGACTCTCCTGGGGTTTTGGTAACATGATGATGGCGCCGTTGGGCAAGATAGGAGACCTGTTCGGTATACAGGCCATCTTCGGAGTCGTCGCTCTTATGCCGTTGCTCGCTCTGCCCTTCTTCTTCACCGGGCGGTTCCGCGAGTCCGCCTGA
- a CDS encoding cupin domain-containing protein, with the protein MRRPKMMDHDLGSLLRLPAVLPAGELSEDLVAAGSFRVERIVSTGQSSPPGFWYDQDEDEWVALLQGDAALEFEEGEIVRLGAGDWVFLPAGLRHRVASTSSDPPCIWLAVFGRPARPGVEP; encoded by the coding sequence ATGCGCAGGCCGAAAATGATGGATCATGACCTGGGAAGCCTGTTGAGACTTCCTGCCGTACTCCCCGCCGGCGAGCTGTCCGAGGACCTGGTCGCAGCGGGGAGTTTTCGTGTCGAGAGGATAGTCTCGACCGGACAGAGCTCGCCTCCCGGCTTCTGGTACGACCAGGATGAGGACGAGTGGGTTGCGCTTTTACAGGGAGATGCGGCTCTCGAGTTCGAGGAGGGCGAAATCGTGCGGCTTGGGGCGGGTGATTGGGTTTTTCTGCCCGCCGGCCTGCGCCACAGGGTGGCCTCGACCAGCTCCGACCCGCCCTGCATATGGCTGGCCGTTTTCGGAAGGCCGGCCAGACCGGGCGTGGAGCCCTGA